CCCTTGTCATCAACAGGAATAACCCTGATATGGGCATTTTTTTCTTTTGCTATCATCTGCCAGGGTACAATATTGGCATGATGTTCGATCTCGGAGAGCAAAATTTCATCACCTTCGCCAATAAACTTCTTACCGAAGCTGCTTGCCACCAGATTTATGGAATCTGTAGTTCCGCTGGTATAGATGATTTCGCGTTGTTCTTTCGCATTGATAAAAGCCCGTGTTTTTTCACGGGTGGATTCGTAAAAATCAGTACCCTCCTGGCTTAACGTGTGTATACCACGATGAACATTAGCATGTTCGTGCCTGTGATAATAGTCAATACGGTCGGCTACCTGTTCAGGCATTTGGCTGGATGCCGCATTATCGAGATACACCAATAAGTTGCCATTCACGGTTCTTTTGAGAACCGGAAAATCTTTGCGGATCAAGTCAAAGTCGACTTTCTTATCCGATATGGTGTCAACGGTATTTGGCATTTATTTAGCTATAAGCTCGTAATCTAATTCTCGATTGGTAAACCCATGCAGCTCATCGACTAGAAGTTTTTGCACGGAATCCACCGTAATGTTCTCGATGGTTTCCAGAGCAAAAGCATAAACTAATAGTTCTTTCGCCTGTTTCTCACTCAACCCTCGACTTTTAAGATAAAAGACCTCGTCTTCTTCTAACTGACCGACTGTTGCGCCATGGGTACAAACCACATCATCTGCAAAAATTTCAAGCTGCGGCTTGGTATTTACCAGTCCTTTACGAGAAAGAAGCAGGTTTCGATTTTCCTGGAATGAGTCAATCTTTTGAGCATCTTTACGCACAAAAATCTTACCGTTAAACACGGAGTGCGCATTTCCGTTTATCACACATTTGTGAAGCTGGTGGCTTTCACAGTGAGAAAATCTGTGATCCATCACAGAGTGTGTATCAGAAACTTGATCCCCGTCAATGAGTACCAGACCGTCAACAGTGAATTCTACCTCTTCTTCTAGCTGGGTAATTCGCGGTTCGTTTCGCGATAGTTTAGCTCCCAGGGTTATGGTATATGATTCGTAATTAGCGTGCTGTTTAACATGAGCCCCGGTTCGCGCAATGTGAATGGATTGCTTACTGTCACGCTGAATTTTAGTGTGCTTTACGTGGGACTCTCTTTCAAGATTTACTTCCACTACGGGCAGATTGAAATACTTGTTATCGCCCAGACCCACATGTTCTTCTACTATAGTTATTTCCGATCGTTCATCAGCAACTACCAAACATCGAGAGGTGGTAAAATAGGTCTCTTCTGCATCTGTTTGAATATTGAGCAGCTGCACGGGTGTATCTACTTGAAGATCTTTGGGCACGTAGATAAATGCGCCGTCCTGCAGAAAAGCATTGTTGAAAGAAGTAAACACATCTCCCTGAAAATCTGCATACTGGTTGAGATGTTTCTTTATTAGGGGATTATTATTGGCTGCCAGGTCAGCAAGATTCCCGATGATGACCCCTTCAGGCAGGCCTTTTACGGAAGAGTGCTTTTTGGAAAAGAGACCGTTAATGAAGACCAATCTCGCTTCACTGCTCTCTGGAATGAAATACTCACTGATATCCGGGACATCAACCTTGAGATTTCGTGCGAGAACGTAGCTATCCTTATATAACTCTTTTAAGCTGATGAAGCGCCAATCCTCATCTTTGGGTTTTGGAAATGGCGTATTCTTAACTTCTTCTGCCCCCTTTAAACGCAGATCATCCAAAAGTTTAGATTTTCCGTTCAGGGAACCCTGAAATTTTAACAGTTCAGGTAAAAATTCGTTTGTCTGATGCTTAATCTTAGCCATTACTTAATTTGATTCTCCGTTAACTGATACAGATGCCAGGTCGGTTAGCCAATCATACCCTTTATCTTCGAGCTTGACTGCCAGTTCTTTGTCGCCAGACTTTACAATTTTACCGTCTAGCATGACGTGAACATGATCGGGCACGATATAGTCAAGTATACGCTGATAGTGCGTAACCAGGCATACTGCTTTATCTTCATCCGCAAGGTGATTGATACCTTTTGCAACTACTTTTAAAGCGTCAATATCAAGACCTGAGTCAGTTTCGTCCAGAAATGAAAGCTTGGGATTCAGAACTGCCATCTGAAAAATTTCATTGCGTTTCTTTTCACCGCCAGAGAAACCGGCATTTACACTTCTGTCAAGAAACTCTTTTTTCATCTCAACTATTTCGAGACGATCTTCCACATAATCTTCAAATTCTAGCGGATCAAGTTCTTCCCTGCCCTGTTCCTTGGCTATTGTATTGTAGGCCTGTCGAAGTAACGTTTTGTTGGTTACCCCGGGTACTTCTACGGGATATTGAAAGGCAAGAAAGATTCCCAAATGGGCACGTTCTTCAGGATCCAGCTCCAGGATGCTCTCATCTTCAAACAAGATATCTCCTGAAGTGACTTCATATGCGGGGTGACCGGCAACCACTTTTGAAAGTGTTGACTTTCCGCTTCCATTCGGACCCATAATAGCATGGATCTCACCTTTATTGATTGTAAGGTTGACGCCTTTTAGGATTTCAGTTCCATCCTCTTCAACGACAACATGTAAGTCTTTGATCTCTAGCACGTTAAATAAATGTTTTAATAATGTTTAAAAGTATAGTTGCATCGTGTTCAAACTCACTTCATCCACTTTATGGTTGAAAGAGCGTAATATTCTAACCGACGCTTCCCTCGAGTTTAATACCCAAAAGCTTGTCGGCTTCAACAGCAAATTCCATAGGCAATTCCTTTAGCACTTCTTTGGCAAAACCATTGACTACCATAGAAATGGCATCGTCCTCATCCATTCCTCTTTGTTGCAGGTAAAATATCTGGTCTTCACCTATACGGCTGGTAGTTGCTTCGTGCTCAACCTTTGCAGTGGGATTTGCGGATTCGATGTAGGGAAACGTATGTGCACCACATGTTTGACCAATTAACATGGAGTCGCAAACGGAATAATTTTGAGCATTCTCGGCACGCGGACTGATTTTCACCAATCCTCTGTAGCTATTATTTGATTCACCGGCTGAAATACCTTTTGAGATAATGGTGCTCTTTGTATTCTTTCCGACATGAATCATTTTGGTTCCGGTATCCGCCTGTTGCCGCTTGTTAGTAACTGCAACAGAGAAAAACTCACCTATTGAATTATCTCCGGCAAGAATTACACTCGGATATTTCCACGTGATTGCAGAGCCCGTCTCAACCTGGGTCCAAGAAATCTTGGAGTTGTCTCCCCGACAATGTCCGCGTTTCGTCACAAAGTTATAGATACCGCCATTTCCCTCATCATCACCGGAATACCAGTTCTGTATAGTGGAATACTTGATTTCCGCATTTTCAAGAGCTACCAGTTCAACAACTGCAGCATGCATCTGGGTTTTTGAAAACATCGGTGCGGTACAACCTTCGAGATAGCTCACCTGACTGTTGTCTTCACATATGATCAATGTCCTCTCGAACTGGCCGCTCTGCATATTGTTGATACGGAAATAGGTAGAGAGTTCCATGGGGCAAATCGTATCTTTCGGTACGTAGCAAAAAGAACCGTCAGAGAATACTGCGCTATTGAGTGCGGCATAGAAATTATCCCCTTTTGGAACAACTGATCCAAGATATTTCTTTACCAGCTCGGGATGATCTTGAATAGCCTCAGAAATGGAGCAAAATATAACACCCTCTTCTGCCAGTTTTTCCTTGAAAGTAGTAAATATTGACTCACTATCGAATACAGCATCAACAGCAACACCGGAGAGCATCTTCTGCTCTTCCAACGGAATACCGAGCTTGTCATACGTTTCTTTTATTTGTGGATCAATGTCATCCAGACTTTCCGGTTTTTTATCGTTCTTCTTTTTGGTTGCAGAATAGTATTGAATATCCTGAAAATCGGGTTTCGGGTATTCAATATTTGCCCAGTCCGGCTCTTCAAGCTCCAGCCATTTTTCATAGGCCTCCAGACGAAATTTCAAAACCCATTCCGGTTCATTCTTTCGGCGGGAAATCTCGCGAATAACGTCTTCGTTTATTCCTTTTGGAAAGTCTTCATACTCTATATCGGTGGTGAATCCATACTTGTATTCACCTCCAATCATAGACTCCATTGCTTGCGTTTCACTCATAAATGTGTTCTGCCGTATTGTTTAAAAAGTTCGTATCAAAAATAATAACATGCGGTTGTAAAGAACCGTTCAATGCTAACTTGGACTAAATCTACATTAGGTGCAAATATAAGGAAAGTTCGATCTAAGATAAACTTATTTGTGAGTCATAAATCTGACTCCTCACAACAATCACTTATCAATCTTAAAGTCTTATTTCCATAAGATTATTGCCAATCGATAGGTCTTATGATGAAGATTGAGATCGTATATCAGGCCGATTGTACTTTGGAATGCTATATATTCTAATATTCGTAGCCGGGTACATAAATTACCTCCCCGTTGGCATCACTGTTTAGAGTACTCAAATAAGTTTGTGCAACTTTATCCGCATCCGGCCATGGATCTGAATCTCTACCCATTTTCTTTGCTGTTTCACTAATGAGAGGCGGCGAAACAATACATATACGTTTATTATCCGGCAAATCCAGCGCTGCTGCACGGGTAAAACCTTCAAGGCCCGCATTCACCATGGCCACGGCTGATGTCTTTGGCCAAGGTTTAGAGGCCAGCATGCCACTGGTAAGAATAAAAACACCTCCTTCATTGAGGTGTTCAATTCCTTTACGTACCAGATTCACCTGACCCATTAATTTGCTCTGTATACCCCGTTGAATTTGCTGGTCGGTCAGTTCCTGAAGTGCACCAAAATTGGCAATCCCCGCGGCACATATCACTGCATCAACATTATCAATCTGATCATAGAATTCGTCAATTGAACCGGGCCTGTCAATATTAATTTTAGGCTCATTATTTCTTGATGACTTTATTACTTCGTGACCTTCATTCTCTAATAAGGTTGAAACAGCTTGTCCAATAGTACCCGTGGCACCAATAACTGCTACTTTCATAGATGTGTATGCATGTTTAGTTATTCCTGTTTATTATAGTAATCCTGTTATTCTCTCCTTCCAAGGACACCTGAAATAAACCTTTTTTAATCTCAGGTTCAACATCACTGCCATTCACCATTATTTGCATAGAATCTCTGTATGACAATTCCAGGCGCAGTTTCCATTCACCTTTTTCCTGTTCGATAATATAGGTAACAGAATCTGATTCTGTCACTTTGGATATTCCAATTGAATTATCACCAACTCTGACATCTTTAAGTGATGCATTTTTCCAGCCGTCCGGCATATTTGGTCTTATTATAATCTCCTTATCAAAAGCCTTGGGTTTAATGCCAAAATAGTGTTCAACAATGGGTACCGACACTGAATAGATATTCCAGGCCTGAACAATCATACCATAATCGGGACTCACCTCATACATAGAACCGGGAAGTGCGTAACCGAAGGAGTTTTCAAGCATGTGGAGATAGTTATATGATTCTTCAATATTCCCATAATTGACTTCAGAAATAGCCTGAACCCCCGTTGGAAGTGTCATCACTGCACCTACATAACTGAATACTTCCCATTTGTTAGACTCCTCCCTGTCTTCATCACGGTCAATACCTGTCACATACATTCCAAAACGGCTCGTATAGTTTCTGGCAGTTTCCAGTGCATGTTGGGCTTTTGCGGAATCAGCAATACCCATTTCCAAAGGAGTATTTACCACCCAGTTATGGTGCACCACATAGGGGTTAACACCGTTCTCACTATCGCTGAAAACCTGCTGGCGAATCTTCTCTAATTCTTCAACAGCCCACGGTTTATCCAATGTATCCGACCTGACGATGGCATCCTCAATGAGACTTAGGGTCTCCGATTTAGTGGCTCTAAAATCTGCATATGAATTGGATTCCGGCACCCACCACTCTTCGTTAATTTTATGTTCCAGGTCTCTTGCAAGTTTCGCATATCTCTGTCGGTCAGTTTCAAAACCCAAAACTTCTGCCATTTTTGAAGCAGCCGCCAAAGCCTGTTGAGTATAGACCGCTACATCAATCATTTCCGTATCCAGACCTCTGATTTCCATCATTCCGTGTCCGTTAGGATACCTATTACCATCGGGATCACGCTCTTCCAGAAGATAATTGAGTCCTGCTTTTACCCGATCATAATATCGTTCTAATACATCTTTGTTACCGGTCCATTCGTAATACTTCCACAGTAAGTAAATGATATGAGGTGTCTCATTAGTATTCCCTTTATTATAAACCACCCCGTTTGTTGAAGCTTCATGGATGACCCGTCCATTACCATTCACTTTTCCCGACAATTTATAGAGCAGATCGATGGTGGAGAGAACATCTTCAAATCGACCGGTTGCCAGCCATCCCTGCAAAGCATAAGCATTATCGGCTGCAAACCACCAGGGATAATCGGGAATACCGGCTGAAAGGCCTCTTCCTACACCTTCTACATCCCTAATAAGCCAATCGGTGTTGTATTTCATCCATGTATACATCTTTTCAATATCTTTATCAGGAATTTCTAACCTGGACTGATTCTTCAACTCAGCAAACCTGTTCATTTTTTCTGTTAGAAGAGATTTCGATTCAGTTGAAATATATTTATACGTCTCAAGAGCCTCCTCTCTAGAATCAGATGAACCCGCAATGACATATTGAATTGTTTTCGTTGCATTAGGTTCTACGGAGAGCTGATTTGTAAAAGCCGCATTATCCCCTCTACCTATTGTGTCTAAATTACATGTATTTTCCTCCGGTGATCGTATTGAGTTCTCTTGATTACTTCCAAAGATTACATGCCAGGAATTCAGGCTGTCGACTGCCGCGTAGAATTGATTTGATTCATCCCATTCCACCTTATCCGGGCCATCTTTAATATTGAGACTATCCGATAACCAAACCGGCAGTAATTCAGTTTTCCCGTTAAAAGTGATATTCAATGTTCTGGATCTATTGGATTTATTGTCTATAGCAAGCTCTATGACCACTCCTTCTTCACCGTCAGGAACAAACTGAGTGCGGGTTATATTGATATTATCGGAATATGTGAATAAATGGCGATTACCGGTAGGATGGTTAATAAAGGTATGGGCATCATCCAGGCACACTATTTCATTATCCTCTTCCGTCACAGAAATTGAGAAGCCATCCATTAACTTGATGGGATGATTCCAAATTCCACCCATTTCTCCTTCAACATGCCATCCCAAATCCGGAAAGCTGCCATTCTGGTGTCCGACCATATAAAGTTTATCCCCGGCAGTAACATAGGGGCTTTCAAGGTACTCGCTTTTGCCTTCGGCAGACTCGGTTGATTCCATCAACCAGGCGATGCTTTGATCTTCGTATTGAGAAGTGCATTGCATAGCCAAAAGTGCTATTGCAATAATAATGAGAGTATTCTTCATATTATTCACATAAAATTTGAAGTATCAGTATATTATGAAGCACAGATTAAATGAATATATCGCAATCCTTGCTGCAATTATTCTTTCTGATACTCAGATTATCATTGCCTGCCTGGTTTTTCTCATTGAGAATTTGAAATTTAGCTTATGCAAGATATCCCCTTCTTTAAAAGCAGCTTTAGGTTGATTATCTATATCATACTATTCAATAGAAGAAATAACTCTCTCTATTTGATTAATATGACGCCTGCTGTGGTAAATATTAAAGTAAATCCATTCAACGCGGGTTAAATATCCAAAAAGCGGGTGTTCAAAACCGGTAACATTTCTTCTAAATCCACAATCTCTATTAATCCGGTTAATTTCTGTCGTATATCCTGAATCTTGCCAAGAGCTTTCGACTTATCTTTAGGTTTCTCATCAGGAATAATAGGTCCATAAGCAGTCATTGCGGTATCAAAATTGAGAAGTCTTTCCTGTATCTTTTCAATTTTCTGTTTTGGATTCCTTCCTGACTTTTCCACCGGACCCGAAAAAAGTTTTAATGTACCGTATTCAACTTTGATCAAATGTTCCACTGTCATACCTACCGTCCATCCACCTTCCTCTGGCTTCTTATTGAATTTCTCCTGGGATACCGATGATAATATGTTCATTAAACTCTTCGTTGATTCAGCAAAATCATCTTTTACGCGCTCTTTATTCATTTCACAAAGATTTGTATGATGTTTTATTCTATTATAGGCAATCAGTACTGTGGATGGACGAATGTAGTATTCAAGATATAATTATCAGTTTTTCCTATGTTTTCAAAAGCTTGGATCTATTTATTTTCGGTATTCCTAGTATTATTTATTACAAGTTGCAAGGACAGTCCTGTAAACCCTCCTTTGTGTACAGCTGAGTTTGTAATGATAGATTTAAAAATAACAGATGCAAGCAGACAGCCCGTTAATAATGCTACTGTCCATGTGATTCATGCGAATAGCGGAGATACTTTACAAGTCTGTGAAAATTATGAGTGTTTAGAGGGTGATATGGGCAACTATACCATCTTTCATGATGGCCTTATGGAGAAGGTAAGTTTTGAAGGTGAACCCTTTACCGTTAACGGAATTACAGAACAGGATTCATTCCGTGAAGACTTTGTATTTGCCCAGAACAAGTGCCATGTGTACAAGAAGAGCGGACCAGAAATTATTATGGTAGACTAGTTTTACCCGACACTCTTTAAAATTGCTACACAAGCGGCATTA
This is a stretch of genomic DNA from Halalkalibaculum roseum. It encodes these proteins:
- the sufD gene encoding Fe-S cluster assembly protein SufD, producing MAKIKHQTNEFLPELLKFQGSLNGKSKLLDDLRLKGAEEVKNTPFPKPKDEDWRFISLKELYKDSYVLARNLKVDVPDISEYFIPESSEARLVFINGLFSKKHSSVKGLPEGVIIGNLADLAANNNPLIKKHLNQYADFQGDVFTSFNNAFLQDGAFIYVPKDLQVDTPVQLLNIQTDAEETYFTTSRCLVVADERSEITIVEEHVGLGDNKYFNLPVVEVNLERESHVKHTKIQRDSKQSIHIARTGAHVKQHANYESYTITLGAKLSRNEPRITQLEEEVEFTVDGLVLIDGDQVSDTHSVMDHRFSHCESHQLHKCVINGNAHSVFNGKIFVRKDAQKIDSFQENRNLLLSRKGLVNTKPQLEIFADDVVCTHGATVGQLEEDEVFYLKSRGLSEKQAKELLVYAFALETIENITVDSVQKLLVDELHGFTNRELDYELIAK
- the sufC gene encoding Fe-S cluster assembly ATPase SufC; the protein is MLEIKDLHVVVEEDGTEILKGVNLTINKGEIHAIMGPNGSGKSTLSKVVAGHPAYEVTSGDILFEDESILELDPEERAHLGIFLAFQYPVEVPGVTNKTLLRQAYNTIAKEQGREELDPLEFEDYVEDRLEIVEMKKEFLDRSVNAGFSGGEKKRNEIFQMAVLNPKLSFLDETDSGLDIDALKVVAKGINHLADEDKAVCLVTHYQRILDYIVPDHVHVMLDGKIVKSGDKELAVKLEDKGYDWLTDLASVSVNGESN
- the sufB gene encoding Fe-S cluster assembly protein SufB yields the protein MSETQAMESMIGGEYKYGFTTDIEYEDFPKGINEDVIREISRRKNEPEWVLKFRLEAYEKWLELEEPDWANIEYPKPDFQDIQYYSATKKKNDKKPESLDDIDPQIKETYDKLGIPLEEQKMLSGVAVDAVFDSESIFTTFKEKLAEEGVIFCSISEAIQDHPELVKKYLGSVVPKGDNFYAALNSAVFSDGSFCYVPKDTICPMELSTYFRINNMQSGQFERTLIICEDNSQVSYLEGCTAPMFSKTQMHAAVVELVALENAEIKYSTIQNWYSGDDEGNGGIYNFVTKRGHCRGDNSKISWTQVETGSAITWKYPSVILAGDNSIGEFFSVAVTNKRQQADTGTKMIHVGKNTKSTIISKGISAGESNNSYRGLVKISPRAENAQNYSVCDSMLIGQTCGAHTFPYIESANPTAKVEHEATTSRIGEDQIFYLQQRGMDEDDAISMVVNGFAKEVLKELPMEFAVEADKLLGIKLEGSVG
- a CDS encoding short chain dehydrogenase, coding for MKVAVIGATGTIGQAVSTLLENEGHEVIKSSRNNEPKINIDRPGSIDEFYDQIDNVDAVICAAGIANFGALQELTDQQIQRGIQSKLMGQVNLVRKGIEHLNEGGVFILTSGMLASKPWPKTSAVAMVNAGLEGFTRAAALDLPDNKRICIVSPPLISETAKKMGRDSDPWPDADKVAQTYLSTLNSDANGEVIYVPGYEY
- a CDS encoding glycogen debranching protein, producing the protein MKNTLIIIAIALLAMQCTSQYEDQSIAWLMESTESAEGKSEYLESPYVTAGDKLYMVGHQNGSFPDLGWHVEGEMGGIWNHPIKLMDGFSISVTEEDNEIVCLDDAHTFINHPTGNRHLFTYSDNINITRTQFVPDGEEGVVIELAIDNKSNRSRTLNITFNGKTELLPVWLSDSLNIKDGPDKVEWDESNQFYAAVDSLNSWHVIFGSNQENSIRSPEENTCNLDTIGRGDNAAFTNQLSVEPNATKTIQYVIAGSSDSREEALETYKYISTESKSLLTEKMNRFAELKNQSRLEIPDKDIEKMYTWMKYNTDWLIRDVEGVGRGLSAGIPDYPWWFAADNAYALQGWLATGRFEDVLSTIDLLYKLSGKVNGNGRVIHEASTNGVVYNKGNTNETPHIIYLLWKYYEWTGNKDVLERYYDRVKAGLNYLLEERDPDGNRYPNGHGMMEIRGLDTEMIDVAVYTQQALAAASKMAEVLGFETDRQRYAKLARDLEHKINEEWWVPESNSYADFRATKSETLSLIEDAIVRSDTLDKPWAVEELEKIRQQVFSDSENGVNPYVVHHNWVVNTPLEMGIADSAKAQHALETARNYTSRFGMYVTGIDRDEDREESNKWEVFSYVGAVMTLPTGVQAISEVNYGNIEESYNYLHMLENSFGYALPGSMYEVSPDYGMIVQAWNIYSVSVPIVEHYFGIKPKAFDKEIIIRPNMPDGWKNASLKDVRVGDNSIGISKVTESDSVTYIIEQEKGEWKLRLELSYRDSMQIMVNGSDVEPEIKKGLFQVSLEGENNRITIINRNN
- a CDS encoding DinB family protein — translated: MNKERVKDDFAESTKSLMNILSSVSQEKFNKKPEEGGWTVGMTVEHLIKVEYGTLKLFSGPVEKSGRNPKQKIEKIQERLLNFDTAMTAYGPIIPDEKPKDKSKALGKIQDIRQKLTGLIEIVDLEEMLPVLNTRFLDI